A segment of the Carya illinoinensis cultivar Pawnee chromosome 1, C.illinoinensisPawnee_v1, whole genome shotgun sequence genome:
AGTTATCATCGTTTGACTCCATCTTGTTGTTTACATTAGAGTTTCTAAGAAGCATTAAGGACTATCAGATTCTGCAAAGCACTAACATGGAAATGCTTTTgatctttttatataattttttaaacaccTACTTTTCCTTGAGAAAACTTGGCATCTTTTAGGCTCTGTTTTATAGCCTTTTTGAGAgtgattttctcttttctccatAGATTGCTGCAGTCTACCATGGTCTTCACAGTACTCGGTGATAGTAACAACGGAGATTGACTTCTTGGTGCTACTGCAGGCAGGAGCCGGATATGATCGGAGTAAACTGATTCAGAATTCTGAGTTAGCAGAAGAATGCTTGCAAACAAACTACTATGGTGCTAGAAGAATGGCTGAGACACTCATTTCTGTCCTGCAATTGTCCAGTTCACCAAGGATTGTTAACATTTCATCGTCCTTGGGGAAGTTAGAGGTATGAAAGTAGCACATTCTACACTTAGAAACACATTGTTAGCACCTTCTAAAGAAACTTGACAGAGTTTTACATTACTTTGGAAGGCTTGAAACTCAGGCAACTTGAACTTCTAGCAGAGACTCAACTTGAATTTTAGACCGTTGTAAAATGGGTGAAATACAGACCAAATTTTGGTAAATTCATCTCAATGATCTCATTATCTGATCAAGCTGAGTCAACAAGgcaaaaactatttattaactTGATGAATTCACTCTGGGCCAATGCTGAAATGTGACAAGTCTTTTGGATTATTCTACTTTCGTAACTTATGTTAATCTTATATCagttaatttttcaaaaaactttctTGCTTGTCTGTTTCAGAGCATTCAAAATAAATGGGCTGGAGGAATTTTACGTGATGCTGAAAACCTTACTGAAGAAAAAGTGGATGAGGTGTTGAAGGTGTTTCTAAAAGATTTTAAAGAAGGTTCCCTGACAGCAAAAGGGTGGCCAACTTTTCTATCTGCCTATTCAGTTTCAAAAGCAGCCATGAATGCCTACACAAGAATCCTGGCCAAAAAGTATCCAAGTTTCTGCATCAACTGTGTCTGCCCTGGCTCTGTCAAGACAGATATAGATGGAAACACTGGCATATTATCGACTGAAGAGGGTACTTCAAGTCCTGTGATGTTAGCCCTGATGCGCAATTGCAGTCCTTCCTGCCTCTTTTTTGTTCAGAAGGAATTGTCTTCCTTCTGAGCATtacaataaaatacatatagccTGTGTACGATAGTAAATTTAAAGAAGTGGAAAGGCTAATCTCTGTACTTTCAATTTGAATATCTGttatatttatgaataatactgtatacaatcatttttgcaTACTCTCTGCACATTCCGCTGTTGTGATTGactacatcaatttttttttaatatgcaaccaatcacatcaatagaatatacaaaaaaatatacaaaaataactgtacatataatttttatgtatttatactCATCATATATAACTGTAcatgaaatttaaaacattgtttGAGTGTCTTCATCGGTACAGAATCCATTTGATCAACGTGTACCTTTCCGCTTTACTTCTAACATTTCTGGCTTCTTGTCAATCCTCAGGTAGCTCACCATTGTCCAGGTACTTGATGACGTCTCATGCCCACCCGAGGGCTTCAGGCTATACCTCCATCACCTTGAATCCTATTGCGGGTATCTCGACCATTCAAATTATCGTTTGCTCTGGTGGGGGGAGGTCCTCCTGCTCGGACGCTGCACTTGCTAATTTATTCACCTTGTGGTTCTTAGCCCTTGGTATATGTTGAATTTGAAAATACTTGAAGTGGGAGCACTCAGTTTTCACCAACACTAAATACTTTCTCAACTTGTCACTTTTCTCAACAAATTCTCCTTGTACTTGATTGACCATCACTTGAGTGAGCACGCACCTCTTTTTTTGCGGAACTTAAAGCTCTGGCGACCACCAATCCTGACAACAAGGCTTCGGCTTCGTTCATGGTCTTGAATGCTAATTTAATGGCGTTATTATGCTCCTCCCCATCTAATGTGATCATATGCACCCCTACCCCTCCTCTAGCCTGCCAAGATAAGCTATCAATGAAGAAGACTTGTTAGGGATTTAATGGGGGTGCTTGCTTGGTTTCTTTGGGGATGCCAGTAAACTTAGCCACAAAACTTGCCAACACTTGCCTTTTAATAGCAGTGCTCAGTGCATATTCGATGTCGAATTCGCTCAACTCCAAGGCCCAATTCATAAGTTGACCCGAGGTGTCCGGTCGTTGCAATATCTTCTTGAGGGGAGCCTCTATGAAGACCTTCATCAAGTGAGCTTGAAAATAGGGGCACAGCTTGGGCGCAGTGACAACTAGGGATAATGCAAGTTGCTCTATACGAGGGTATCTGTCTTCGACTTTGCGGTACGCTCAGCTAGTATAGTAAACCGGACTTTGTAGAGGATACCTACCGCCTGGGGGGAGACCAACAAATAGTATCAGCATCTTCTTGCACCAGGGCTAATTGAGGAGGGATATACTGGTGAGGTACTATTTGAGAGCCTTAAAGGCAACGTCACACTCTTCATCACATGTTTGTGCCTTTCGCAAGACTTTAAAGAAGGGCTAACACCAGTGGACCTTGATACGAACGGTTAAGAGTTGCTACTCTCCCTACCTATTTTTGTACCTTGTTAATGCTTCGGGGCAAGCTCATATCGAGGATGGCTCTCCCTTCTTGAGATTGGCTTCAATTACACGCTCAAACACCATGAACCCCAAGAACTTTCCTGACCCCATACTGAAGGCATAATTTGCCAGGTTTAGTTTCATTTGGTACTGCCTTAGTATAGCAAAGGTTTCCCTCAAGTCACTTGAATGCTATTTCATGGTTTCATTTTTAACTAGCAAATCGTCCACATAGAATTCCATATTGCAAcctatttgaattttgaacatGAGGTTGACAAGCTGCTGGTACGTGGCTCCTACATTCTTCAATCTAAAAGGCATCGCTGTCTAACAGTACAGACCGCAGTCGATGATGAACAAAGTTTTTTCCTCATCTTCGGGCTTCATGCAAATCTGGTTGTACCTAGAGTACGTATCCATGAAACTTAACATTTGATGACCTACTATGGAGTCGACGATAAGGTCAATGCGAGGAAGTGGGAAACTATCTTGCGTGCATGCTTTATTGAGGTCAGTGAAATCGATGCACATACTCCATTTTCTGTTGGGCTTCTTTACCAATACCACGTTGGATAGCCACTTGGGGTAATGAGCTTCGTGAATAAACTCCGTAGATAATAGACGGTCGACCTCCTCTACAATGGGGATGTTTTTCTCTATGCTGAAATTTTGACGCTTCTTACAGGCTCTTTTGGCCTTTGGGTCGATGCTCAGATAGTGTTAAATGATCTCGGGAGCAATCCCGGGCTTGTCCTTATGCCCCCTAGCGAAGATGTTCTGATGTTTGACAAGGTGCTGCGTTAGGGCATTACATGTTTCCTGTGTCATCTCGCTTCTGATCCTTGCAATTGCTTCTGGCCGGTTTGGGTCTAAATGAACGAGCTTCGATGGTTCGTTGGGGTCCAGGTTCCTGAGTGCTTGTTCATCCCAGACTTCCTCTTTTGTAGGAAAGTGCTTAGGCTGTGGCGGCAGTGTGCCGTCCCCAGCTAGTGGGTAAGCAGCTTCTGCCTCAGTGCTCAAAACCACCCTTGAGATATCCCTTATTGTCTTTCCAGGAATCTCCTTTGCTCGCGGGGATGCCTTCATGTTTATTAGGCTTGGTCATTTCCGGTGCCCGAGGAACCTAGAACAAGCCGTCTCGGGTGCACAAAGTACACGTAAGACCTATAAAGGTCTTTATAAGGTTCCCACAGACGGCGCCACTGTTCACATTGTGTTTCGTACGCCCTTGGGCCAAGTTCTAGGGACTCGGATCTTTAGTAATGTGTCTATAAAACTCAGAGAAGATGAAGCTAGAAATGGGCACCTTGGGGGCCAAGGAGCCTCCGATGCCAAAGTTTGTAAGGATTGTTCGCCGATTGCAAATAAACACTAAAGTAAAATGTGGAGAGACTTAGAGAACTTTCCTCGTACTGGGGGTGGCTATTTATACTGGTGCCTGAGGAGGAGTCAAATCCTCTCTATCCCCGTGGGTCCCTTGTCCACATCATAACTTTTGGTTCAGTCTAATTGATGTGGCATGCCTTAGAGGCGGCACCATTAATGCAGCGCTTGGCTAGAGCTGGGTAGACATCAATCAAGTGTGCTTCAATAGAGGCACCATAAATGCGGCGCTTGGCTTGTTTGACCTTATCTTGAATTGACTTCCACTTGTCCATTTGTTCTCTAAGTTTTAGGGATCAATGGCTCCCCTTTCCTTGGTCTTCTCTCATTGGTTTCAATTTCCAATGGGTGGGATGGTTGTGCAGTACTTAGGTGGCTGCTCACATCCATTCCCTGGCAGCTTCATATTCACACACAGATACCCCCAAGTCGACTTGGGCTATCGTGGGCTAGTGTTGGGGTTCTTGAGCTTGGGAGAGTAAGTGATGGGTCTTACTACTGAGAAGAAGGGAGGGGTGGGGGAGGGGAACCCCTCACACCCCCTTCAAGAAGAAGAGTATATAGAGTGTGCTCTCATCTTGGAAACTAAGTGAAGAAACTAGTAATTACTAAGAGGTTTGGTGAACACATCAGCAAGTTGATGACCAGAAGCCAAATGAAAAGTCTAGATAACTCCAACTtgtattttttctcaaataaagtGACAATCCAACTCAATATGCTTTGTTCTTTCATAGAAGACTGGATTGACAGCAATGTGTAATGCATCTTGACTATCACAACAAAGTTGAGCACTATGAGTATGTGAAACACAAAAGTTAGATAAGAGAGTGAGAAACCAAATGATATCACGAGTGGTAGAAGCCATTGATCTATACTCAGCCTCTGCAAAAGATCTAGAGACAATGGTATGTTTCTTGGTCTTCCAAGAAACCAAAGAGTCCCTGAGAAAAACACAATAACTACTTATAGAACTCCTACTGTCAGGACCAAAAATCCAATTAGAATCAGCAAATGCTTTGAGAGATAAAGTATTGGCAGCGAGAAAGAAAACGCCATGACCAGGAGTGCCtttgatatattgtaaaattctGTAACCTACTTGTAAATGGGGCTGTCTAGGCTGAGCCATATATTGGCTAAGTCTATTGATAGAATAATACAAATCTGGTCGAGTTAACGTGAGGTAAAGAAGTCAACCTACAAGTCTTCTATAAACTGTAGGATCAAGCAACAAGTCCCCCACATCCTTACtcaatttaatattttgttccatAGGAAAGACAACAGGTTTAGAAGCAAGTAAACCAGCATCTTGAAGAATCTCCAAAGAATATTTTCTCTAACATAAAGAAATACCAGTAGGAGACCGTGCCAGTTCCAAAGTAAGGAAATATTTGAGCTTACCAAGGTCCTTGAGCTTAAACTTCTCATCAAGCAAGGACTTTAAAAGCTcaataaatttcatataattactagttaggagaatatcatcaatatagaCAAGAAGGGCAATGAAAGATGAACTCTCAGTCTTAGTAAAAAGAGAATAATTAACTTTGGATTGTTGAAAACCCATACTGAGTATAGAAGTTGAATACTTAGAGAACCATTGTCATGAGGCCTCTTTCAAAACATAGAGTGATTTGTTCAACTTGTAAGCTTGGGACCCCCCTTTAACATGAAAACCAGGAGGTAGAACCATGTATACTTCTTTAAATAAATCCCCATGTAGAAAAGTATTATTTACATCAAGCTATGTAAGATGCTAGCCTTTCACAATAGCATTGGCCAAAAGAGATTTAACAGTAACCATTTTAGCAACAAgtgaaaaagtttcaaaataatCCAATCCTTTAGTTTGGGTATAACCTTTAGCAACTACCTTTCCTTATATCTTTCAATGGAACTATCAGcatgatatttaatcttattAATCCATTTATAGCTAATGGGTTCTTACCAGGAGGTAAAGAAGTAACAGTCCAagtattattaatttctaagactgtaatctcaacaGTAGGTACATAATATGGACCCCAAATAGCACAATAAACTAGATCAAATGGAGTAGTAGACAAATAAGCATTATTAGGAAAAGGCAATTTTTCTGTTTAGCTAAAGTACAAATCACACAAGGATTGCATGGAACAgtcaattgagaaaaaaaaacaaacaaacagcattctaaaattaaaaggaTGACCAAGCCTATTATGCGAAAGCTCATAACTAGAGCATTTAGGTGTAGTGGAACAAACAGATGTAGATATAATTTCAAGTAAACAAGCAGTATTTGAAGTAAAGTAAAATTAGAAAGGCTTGATTGTTGCATTATATAAAGACCTTCATACAATCTACCCACTCCAATAGCCTCCAACGAATCAGGTCCTATATGAGACAAATGTCTGaggaaatcataaaaataagttaGTAACTGTGTTAACTTGCTAATAGAAATCACTTTGAAATGAAAAGTTAGAACACATAAAACATCATGTAAGATAAGATGTTCAGAAATGGAAACAGAGCCAATATGTGTAACAGACACAAATTGACCATTAGGAAGTTTCATAGAAGCATTAACATAATGAGCAATAGAAGTAAAACAATCAATAAAAGGAACTATATGATCAGTTGCTCCAATATCAAGAATCCATGAATTGGAATCAAATGTAGCAGATTGAGTACCAGAAAATATAGAATGAGTAttattatgttaaaaaataataccagAAAAATTATTCGAAACAACTATATTGACAATAGAAGAAATTGGATCAACAGATTTAGGAGAAGGAAGCATGGGCAAAAGCTGCTGATATTGAGCATCAGTCAATGAAAAAGGAGAAACAACTGAGGATTTACTCTCACTTAAGACAATAGAATTAGCTATGGATTGTTGCCTCTATTTTGATTTGTAGCCTAGAGGAAAACCATGCAACTTGAAACACTTGTCAATTACAGGACCGATAATTCCACAATGTTTACATACTATTCTATCTTTcttagaaaatgatttaatagATATGGTACAAtcaacataaaaagaaaatacatgagAATCAGCAAAGGGTAAAGAGACAGAAAATATTTTGCGTTATTGTTCCTcttgtaaaataaaagaaaagaactttATTAAGAGGAGACAGAGGCCCTATAAGCAAAATCTATGCACGAGTAGGTGCAAAAGATTCATTCAAtcccataaaaaattataaaatatgttccTGTTGAACATGAGAGTTCAACGTTCGTACAACACCACAAGAACAAGCAAGAATAGGCTTGTAATTAGAAAGTTCATCCCAAAGGCCCTTAAGACGAGTAAAATAATTACTCACCGAAAGAGAACCTTGAATAAGAGAGGAAATGTGAGgtctatttttttgaaaaaatcattcCTTAAGATCGGACCATATCTTATATATTGTAACTTCTCATATGCAGTTGCAATATATAAGATACTAGAAGAAATTTCAGTAGAGACAGATTTTAAAATCCAAGATATCACGACCTTGTTACATCGGAGCCatggaaaaaagagagaattcaTCGGATCCAAATGTTTTGGAAGAGATTCATTAACAAATCCAAACTTGATCTTTGCAAAGAGAGCTTGAGATCATGCATGATAGTTTTTTCTGAAAAGAGGCTTAGTGACCAAAAGGACAATACGACTGTCGGTAGGGTGAAGAAAGTAAGGAGAAGTAGTATCCCCAAAGATGAATTTGTGAGATGGAGACATGGAAGCAattcaaaaagaagaaaaaacatctTATATCATGTAAAATGTAAAGAAATGTAAAAGAGGTGCTCGAGAAGTATAAACCCTTGTGAGCAAAAGACGAAAGTAAAGAGTTTTATGGAAGAACGAAATATGAATCAAATTGAATTAATTGTCTATATGTACAATAGCTATTTATAACACATGAGTAAAAACTTACACATGTGACTATCCCGTgatatacaataaataaaaaataaaaattatgtccTGATCGGGAGCAAAAGTCTTTCTCATTTATCATtgataattgaaagagcaatgctacatacagtcgtggaattgtaaacgccgtacaatcattttgaaaaagagtagggtctacggttaaaaagttagtttttttttcatgtgggtctcatattaattcatttttttaaagtgactgcACACCACTTGCACAAtcataactataaatatcattttttttaattaaaacctGGTCAGAAAGTCTTTCCCATTTATCATTGACAATTGAAAACTGTTGCTTCCAAGAAGAAGAATTATACACCATTATGGTGGGTTATAAAAATTCAACACGTGATGCTTTTTGAgccatttattttcttgtacgGTTGAATATAtggtaatttttttgtattgttAAATGTCTTCTCTCTATTCCTTTGGAGGATGAGGAATGATTTTCTACTTTTCTTTTAGATGTTAGGGAATTGTTATTATCTCTTATaaatatctatattttaacatatattcatattttaaaagattttatcagtaaataatttatagaaattaagataatatttattataaagaaatttatgttataaatgaataatctttttttttgtatttattaatcataaatgtaccttttaagttttatgaatgaaataaaatttattttttataaatttaaataaattaaaaaaaagaaaaaagaaaacgagaTGAGAACAGAAGATAAATGCTCTTATTAAGGAATCAATTTGAATCTTTCAAAACGTCCATTTCAGGACTCGTCAAGTCCATTTCATTTCTACAAAAAAAGTCCCCTTCGTTTAATATCGACAGGACACCTGCTTTGACTTTGGAATCATAACTTACATCTGTCTCATAACTTGCATCATAGGTTGAAGGTTCATAACTTGTAGATCTTTGCTACGTAgtttacaaattatatattatattatatttttatttttatttatttttaaagttttttttaaattaattaaattcttttacttattatctatatatcaaatatttaataaaaaataaaaaaatataatatggtGTGTGgacttatatttaaaatttttctaatgtATAATCCAAGTTTCTATAATCCACATCACACGAATTAGAAaagattattataaattttattaaattattcgTATggcattataaattttaatgccCCGCATATTATGCTTTCTCATGCTTTTTTACCTTTTAGAgtataaataacaaatttatttgtgatatataagttttttgaaataaaattatcgGTGTCAATACGAGGAATTAAAAACATATGTTATATGGTATACTATTGTTTTAGGCCTGGTTTGATTGCataaattaaactatttcatctcatcttatctaatataattattacaatttactCAAACTCACacacataatataataaaaaattcaattttttaaatattaaaataaaaataaaataaaataattaaattttaataatatattattcaattttcaactttcatctcatgtCATCCTTATAATCAAATGGGATCGTATTTTTATAAGtgattctactcatcatttcaCACCATACtctttacttattttaaaaaaaaaaaaaattgtttatttcattattttattttatttttgttaaactaattgagttattttacttatcattcaTATACTATACACTTATTAtagcaaaaaaaatatatatatatatatatataatatatagtgtatgaggataataaatagaattacTTTATTATATTGTATTGATGTGATATTATCTATCATTTATTgaatttgttattttaaaaacagTAGAATTAATTTAATGGTTGATGGATGCCACAACAACTTGATTTGTATCATAACTCtaaaaaaataacgagtttttgttcatgcaaataaaaataaaataaatttgtttaACTTCAAAACAATTTTGACTTATACATAGATTGCctataagattttaatttttgtacgAAAGTTTAATCACTTAGCTAGggtacttttatttatttatttataattatgccAATATATAcggtaaatattttaattcaatttataaattaatcatttaataaaaataaaaaataatatttataattttaaaatatacaaatctcCTTCCCTGCCTTTCAAAGTAAAAAACGTATCAGGTTACGAAATCTGACTTGATTTGCAAAATTTCCCCGAACACCCGTCAGATGCATTTTTCTACAATAAAAGGCCAGCATCTACCACTCAAATGGCAGTCCAATTTCCCGACCTCACCTTACTCGTTTTTCTCAATCCAAGTTTCGAAGTGTTAACCATCAATGGCTGAGGCAACAAAGAGGTATTTCCTCAATCTTCCCTTTTCAGTCCTTCCATGGTGTCTTTTACACATTCCATCGAAACCTCAAACCACACGTATATATAGCACCCCCATCTCTCTGATTCCTtcgtgaatttttttttttttttggttttttttctttttcaggtaTGCAGTTGTTACAGGGTCGAACAAGGGTATTGGATTCGAAACAGTTAGACAGTTGGCTTCAAACGGGATCGTTGTGGTGTTAACAGCAAGAGATGAGAAGAGGGGTCTTGAAGCTCTCCAGAAGCTGCAATACTCAGGTCTCACAGATCAAGTGGTTTTCCATCAGCTTGATGTGTCTGACCCTGCTAGCATTACTTCTTTTGCAGATTTCATCAAAGCCCAGTTCGGGAAACTTGATATCTTGGTATATATCATCCGAAGCTGATATTTTGGTCTCTGTTTTGGCAGATTCCATGTTTCTGTTGTTGGTTTTACTGAATTTTCAGAACAAAATGAGTGCTGAGAAATCTTGTAAAAACTGTGCAGGTCAACAACGCCGGGGTTCCTGGAGCTATAGTAGATGGGGACGCTTTAGCAGCTTCAGGTCATGGTAAGGTATGTGCTTTTTTTagcatgatttatttatatttttctttgccAGAAAAATAGTGAGTGGACTCGAGGAAAGTGATGCGCAATTGGGCAGACATGCGCTAGAGGATGGTCAGAGTTTTTTCCTTGTTGATGCAGGAAGGTGCCATAGTCGATATGAGCAAAATGTTTGTTCAGACTTATGAGTTGGCTGAAGAGTGCATTAAAACAAACTACTATGGCGGCAAAAGAATGATTGAAGCATTTGTTCCCCTCCTTCAGTTATCCAATTCACCGAGGATTGTTAATATTTCCTCTTCCAATGGAACCTTGAAGGTATGAAGCAACTACAGATATATTTGTGCAGCATCCTCGCTTATATTGAAGTTCTCTACAAGTTTTTAAATGGGTTTGAATCGAAAGTTGATATTATactaagagtaatgctacatgcAGTATTTATGCAAATGTCGTGcaatcattttagaaaaaagtggagtccacgattaaaaagttaatttttttttcatataggtcccgtattaatttacttttttcaaaaagactgCGTGGCGCTTGCATAActatgattgcaaatatcatttctctataacTAAAGTTGGTGTGTGTAAACATCCATgtgtaccatttttttttttaatcattgtgGGATCTACTTCAATGTTGTGTTTGGAATGTCAAAACTatgttttttctaattttaataccaattgaaaataaataatgttttACACCAGACTTTCATTCCCCTATGTAAGaagtaaaattttaattatcatctcTTATACCACACACTAACACgtgacaaattatatataaaaatgataaatcacatattggtgggtggtgtagggatgatgagtagcatttctcatgtaaaaatatctaatagtgataaatataatacatcttatataataagatgaaaataaaattgtaacatagtatatataattttccatTGAAAATTGTCCAAGTTGAGTTTCATCTATTTTGGAAGGGGTCATATCTTTTCAAAATGATAGAGATCTAAGGAAAGTCCTATGCATATACTATACATCAAAATGATTAGTCAATATTGTAATTGGAGTCTTTCCTAATAATTTAGATTGTCTTTCCGAACCTTTGGCATTTTAGAAACACTCcagtcttttatatatatacatacgcgATCCAATTTCCCATTAATTCAAATGCAAGTTTCCATCTTGTGATTCAGAATGTACCAAACGA
Coding sequences within it:
- the LOC122309628 gene encoding (+)-neomenthol dehydrogenase-like isoform X2, producing MAEATKRYAVVTWANKGIGFEIVRQLASNGIVVMLTARDEKRGLEALQKLQHLRLSDQVVFHQLDVSDPASITSFADFIKTQFGKLDILVNNAGIGGVKLDADVEIDFLVLLQAGAGYDRSKLIQNSELAEECLQTNYYGARRMAETLISVLQLSSSPRIVNISSSLGKLESIQNKWAGGILRDAENLTEEKVDEVLKVFLKDFKEGSLTAKGWPTFLSAYSVSKAAMNAYTRILAKKYPSFCINCVCPGSVKTDIDGNTGILSTEEGTSSPVMLALMRNCSPSCLFFVQKELSSF
- the LOC122309628 gene encoding (+)-neomenthol dehydrogenase-like isoform X1, with the protein product MAEATKRYAVVTWANKGIGFEIVRQLASNGIVVMLTARDEKRGLEALQKLQHLRLSDQVVFHQLDVSDPASITSFADFIKTQFGKLDILVNNAGIGGVKLDADVEAGAGYDRSKLIQNSELAEECLQTNYYGARRMAETLISVLQLSSSPRIVNISSSLGKLESIQNKWAGGILRDAENLTEEKVDEVLKVFLKDFKEGSLTAKGWPTFLSAYSVSKAAMNAYTRILAKKYPSFCINCVCPGSVKTDIDGNTGILSTEEGTSSPVMLALMRNCSPSCLFFVQKELSSF
- the LOC122309583 gene encoding (+)-neomenthol dehydrogenase-like, which gives rise to MAEATKRYAVVTGSNKGIGFETVRQLASNGIVVVLTARDEKRGLEALQKLQYSGLTDQVVFHQLDVSDPASITSFADFIKAQFGKLDILVNNAGVPGAIVDGDALAASGHGKEGAIVDMSKMFVQTYELAEECIKTNYYGGKRMIEAFVPLLQLSNSPRIVNISSSNGTLKNVPNEWARGVLGDAERLIDERVEEVLIEYLKDFKEGRLESKGWPTAYVVSKAAVSAYTRIVAKKYPSFRVNCVCPGYVKTEMNQNNGLLTAEEGAASVVRLALLPNDGPSGLFFVQNEVSAFD